The nucleotide window GGCGTCACTGTATTCTGTATTGATCGAAAAAGGATTTTCGTTTTTAGGCTGAGGATAATCATATTTAAAATAATTAACCATTTCTTCGATTCTCACGGCATTTTTATCGACTACCTGACCATTATTGATCATTCTTCTTACATTGGAATAGGAAGCATTATCAACATCTATAGAAAAGGTAGACAAAGGCTGGTTTCGGGTTAGTTCAAAAGGATTTTCAACAAAAGCATCATAGCTTTCATTATTTTGAGTAACCGGTGTAATCTGCTGTTGTTTGTTAATTTCCTCCTGCAGCTTTTTCATTTTTTTTCTTTCTCTTCTGGAAAGATCTTTGGTAGTCACTACAATGACTCCATTGGCCCCCTTACTTCCATAGATTGCTGTAGCAGAATTTCCTTTCAGAATATTAATATTTTCAATTTTGTTAGGGTCTAATTTTCTGAAATCTTCATCTTTTGTTACCATTCCGTTCACAACATACAAACCTTTATTTTCCGGTTTTATAGACGCAGCTCCTCTGATCACTAACTGATTATTATTAATATATCCCGGAGCGATATTAATTCCCTGATTTCCTGTCCCATTGATCTGAATTCCCTGAACTGTTCCCTGCAATGAAGAATAAGCAGCAGGTTGTGGTGTTAAGTTGCTGACAGAGCTTGTAATGGTACTCGATGCTGTCACATCCTTTCTTTTAACCACTTTTGAATATCCCATCACTACAACCTCTTCAATTTGTTTTGTTTGTAAGGTATCATTATATATTGGGGATAGAGGTGAAAGTATTCTATCGGGAGCTTGTATTGGTGGTATATTGCAGGTAATTGGAGACTTGTATACATTCATTCCTATCACTGGTGAAGGCTTATGCGCCAAAGGAAGAGGTACAGATACAGACAATTCTTCTTTTCTGATATTCTCCTTGATAGTTCTGTCTATCTTTGCAATATCCGTTTTGTTAATCGGACCACTTGAACTTGTATTCTCTGCAATTACAGGTTGTAAAGGTTCTGCAGTCTCTTTTTTATTCATAAAGTAAAAAGCCCCAAGACCGATCATCAAACTTGCTGCAATACCATAAGGCAGCCAAAGAGATATAATTCTCTTTTTTTCTTCTTTTTTATCTAATTTATCTTCAATCTTTTCCCATACCTTCTCAAAACCAGGAAAAACTGTTGGTTCCTCTGAAAGCCTGGAAGCTTCATTGAATTGTTGATCTATATGATTATTTTCCATTGTCTTAAAAGTTTAAATGTTTTGATTTGCTAAAAGTTCCTGCAGTTTCTTCCGTGCAAAATTGAGCTGGGATTTTGAGGTCCCCTCACTGATGGAAAGCATGGTGGCTATTTCCTTATGAGGATATCCCTCAATAGCAAAAAGATTAAAAATCGCTCTGCAGCCTTCGGGGAGAAAGTTGAGTAAACTTAAAATATCTTTTTCCAGAGAAAGGTTATCTGCATTACCTTCAGAATGATCAATGTAATTTTCTTCTATAGAAATCAAGAGTTCTTTATTGGATCTTAATTTCTGCAGACATTCATTCACTGCAATTTTTCTCGCCCAGGCCTCAAAAGTATCGGGATTATGAAGCTGGGTAATTTTCGTAAAGATTTTATAGAATGTATCTGCCAATACTTCTTCTATATCTTCATCGTTTTTCAGATAACGTCTGCAGACCGCGTACAGCCTACCCGCCATTTTCTCGTAAACTTTCCGCTGTGCATTGCGATCGCTACGCTGGCATTCTAATAATAATTCTCGTTCCATAGTCAGGAGTTATATAAGTATAGATGCAGAAACTTTGGTGAGGGTTGGAAACATAATCTTTTTTTGGGCAAAAAGGTAAAAAAGACAATTTGCAAATGAATATTTTCTCTTTTTACCCTGTAACAAATCTCTATTATCAACGACTCTTAATATAAATAATCTTTTTATAGTAATGAAAAATGCCAAAATTGCATCATTACTTTTTGTTTTGTCTGCAGGAAGTATGATGTTTGCCCAAGATGACTTAATCAACAAGTTAAAAAACAACCAATCACAAAATGCTAATTTTCAGTTCACAACGTTAAAAGACGTGGGTGCAACTTCTGTAAAGAACCAAGGTTCATCAGGAACCTGCTGGAGCTACTCAGGAAACTCTTTCCTTGAATCTGAAATGCAGAGAATGGGCAAAAAACCCGTAGATCTTGCTGAAATCTTTACAGCAAGAAACTCTTACCACGATAAAGCAAAATTATATGTTTTGAATAATGGTGCTATCAGCTGGGGTGACGGAGGAGAACTTCACGATGTAATCAATATGTACAAAAAGTACGGAGCCGTTCCTCAGGATGTTTACACGGGATTAAAAGCAGGACAGACTACCAACAACTTCAAGGAAATGCAGGGGAAGCTGAAGCCGGTTCTTGACAGCCTTGTTCAGTCTTCTTCAAAAGGAAAACTGACTGATAACTGGATGGATTCTGTAGATGCCATTCTTGATGAGTATTTAGGAAAAGTACCTGCCAACTTCACCTATGAAGGGAAAAACTATACTCCGAAAACATTTGCTAAAGAAGTTGTAGGAATCAATCCTGAAGATTATGTGGAATTATCTTCTTACAAGGATTACCCATATTTCCAGAAATTTGTAGTTCCGATTCCTGATAACTGGAGTCATGATTCTGACTGGAATGTTCCGATGAAAGATCTTACAGCAATAATTGACAATGCCGTAAATAAAGGATATTCTGTTGGTTGGGCAACTGACGTTTCCGAGCCTTACTTCTCTTATAAAAATGGTGTAGCTTACGTTCCGGATATGGATCTTGACCAAATTACTGCAGAGAATAAGCAGACTTTGTTTACAGAGCCTAAAAAAGATAAAACAATTACTGAAGACATGCGTCAGAAAGCGCTTAACAACCTTTCTACAACGGATGATCATGGTATGCATATCGTAGGACTGGCAAAAGATCAGACAGGTAAAGAATATTATATGGTGAAGAATTCATGGGGAGTAACCAATGATTTCGCAGGGTATATTTACGTAACAAGACCTTATGTCGAATACAAATCAACAGCAATCCTTGTTCACAAGAATGCTATTCCGAAAAACATTCTGAAGCAATTAAAGCCAACTAAGAATATTGGTTTATAAGAAAATCATTTCTGCCATTTTACGGGCAGTTTTAGATATTTAAATCTGTTAAAAACCCGCTTATGGAAATTCTGTGAGCGGGTTTATTTTATCCTGTCATATTTAAATAATGCATTTTACATTTTTAAACGTAAAGTGTTGTTCCGTTTTCAAAAAATATTATATTTGTGTAAATCAACAAATTATTACATATGAAAAATCTAAGAAAATTATTAAAATCAGAATTAAAAAAAATTAATGGTGGAAATGCTCCTGACTGTCCGGGAGGAACTACAGCTTGCTACATTCCTGGCAGCAATGGAATTCCGCCTCGCTGGAAATGTGTTCCGGATACGATGGAATGTCCTTAAAATTGATTGACTTATTTTTCAATCAATATTAATCTGAATAAGACTTATAATCAATAAATTATTAAACATGGAAAATTTAAAAAAATTGTCAAAAACTGATTTAAAAAAAGTTAAAGGAGGAAACGCTCCGGTTTGTGAACCAGGTTTTATTGCATGCCGTCACAGAGCTGAAAATGATATTCCTGCATATTGGACATGTGAACCTTCAGAAACAGGATGCAGATTTTAACTAGGTAAAAATACCCTTCAAATCTAAGATTGTTTTTAGAGCATAAAAACCCGATTTCAGAAGTTCTGAAATCGGGTTCTTTAATAAATAGGTGAAAATTAAATATAAAATAAAGTGAATTATGCTGATTTAATACCAGGTTGAGTCGATAATTCTGTCCTGCTAGCCAAAAAATTATGCTGTTAAAAATTGACAAGCAAAACGAAACATCATTCCTTATTGATATTAAAATAAAACGCTCATACTTTCTGCTGAGAAATCAAGAAGAGCCTCTGTATTTCCTTCTTTGATCTTCTGTACCCATTGGTAATCCTGAAGAATAGCTCTTCCTACGGCAACAAGATCGAATTCCTCATTATCCAGCCTTCTGATCAGCTCTGTAAGATCTGATTTTTCTGTTCCCTGCCCTGCAAAAGCATTAAGAAAATCTCCGTTTAAACCAACCGAACCTACTGTAATGGTTGGCTGTCCGGTAATTTTTTTAGCCCAACCGGCAAAGTTTAAGTCAGAACTTTCAAATTCAGGTTCCCAGAAACGACGCTGTGAACAGTGGAAAATATCCACACCA belongs to Chryseobacterium gleum and includes:
- a CDS encoding vWA domain-containing protein, with translation MENNHIDQQFNEASRLSEEPTVFPGFEKVWEKIEDKLDKKEEKKRIISLWLPYGIAASLMIGLGAFYFMNKKETAEPLQPVIAENTSSSGPINKTDIAKIDRTIKENIRKEELSVSVPLPLAHKPSPVIGMNVYKSPITCNIPPIQAPDRILSPLSPIYNDTLQTKQIEEVVVMGYSKVVKRKDVTASSTITSSVSNLTPQPAAYSSLQGTVQGIQINGTGNQGINIAPGYINNNQLVIRGAASIKPENKGLYVVNGMVTKDEDFRKLDPNKIENINILKGNSATAIYGSKGANGVIVVTTKDLSRRERKKMKKLQEEINKQQQITPVTQNNESYDAFVENPFELTRNQPLSTFSIDVDNASYSNVRRMINNGQVVDKNAVRIEEMVNYFKYDYPQPKNENPFSINTEYSDAPWNPKHKLLKIGLQGKNLPMDKLPASNLVFLIDVSGSMSDENKLPLLKSSFKVLLNQLRPKDKVGIVVYAGSAGMVLPPTSAGEKDKIIEALDRLQAGGSTAGGAGIELAYKLAQENFVKEGNNRVIIATDGDFNVGTSSISDLKTLIEDRRKSGVFLTCLGFGMGNYKDNTLETLADKGNGNYAYIDNMQEANKFLGKEFAGSMYAIAKDMKIQIEFNPEYVKSYRLIGYENRKLKNEDFTNDKIDAGELGSGHTVTALYEVIPANVNSDFAPKESDLKYSQNTSSKGFGDELATIKFRYKKPDGDTSREITQVVKNSDNRISSASPDFKFASSVAWFGLVLRNSELITKKDLSDIENLAKQGKNKDEEGYRSEFIRLIESYKTVQK
- a CDS encoding RNA polymerase sigma factor, which translates into the protein MERELLLECQRSDRNAQRKVYEKMAGRLYAVCRRYLKNDEDIEEVLADTFYKIFTKITQLHNPDTFEAWARKIAVNECLQKLRSNKELLISIEENYIDHSEGNADNLSLEKDILSLLNFLPEGCRAIFNLFAIEGYPHKEIATMLSISEGTSKSQLNFARKKLQELLANQNI
- a CDS encoding aminopeptidase C, producing the protein MKNAKIASLLFVLSAGSMMFAQDDLINKLKNNQSQNANFQFTTLKDVGATSVKNQGSSGTCWSYSGNSFLESEMQRMGKKPVDLAEIFTARNSYHDKAKLYVLNNGAISWGDGGELHDVINMYKKYGAVPQDVYTGLKAGQTTNNFKEMQGKLKPVLDSLVQSSSKGKLTDNWMDSVDAILDEYLGKVPANFTYEGKNYTPKTFAKEVVGINPEDYVELSSYKDYPYFQKFVVPIPDNWSHDSDWNVPMKDLTAIIDNAVNKGYSVGWATDVSEPYFSYKNGVAYVPDMDLDQITAENKQTLFTEPKKDKTITEDMRQKALNNLSTTDDHGMHIVGLAKDQTGKEYYMVKNSWGVTNDFAGYIYVTRPYVEYKSTAILVHKNAIPKNILKQLKPTKNIGL
- a CDS encoding bacteriocin-like protein produces the protein MENLKKLSKTDLKKVKGGNAPVCEPGFIACRHRAENDIPAYWTCEPSETGCRF